The Musa acuminata AAA Group cultivar baxijiao chromosome BXJ1-3, Cavendish_Baxijiao_AAA, whole genome shotgun sequence genome window below encodes:
- the LOC135582574 gene encoding calmodulin-binding transcription activator 2-like isoform X4: protein MRSTIPHLLNTDAMRMSHTDGSQTSSAVCSYLDHLTFPTQPSYATSAHAADWNRQAPSSEFEDAESGEEHSEASLADSLSHSGIHVASSANHTGQENVAGCSGSLAHLRSSDSIDTGILGRLFGPSSANQVPLQNLILGEDQQKNCEVSQGAGSLGGASFDHHTAASKMPEFFNISRKDSGMLEENVSIEQAKWSVNMPKIFPNTTSEGNEVVKYVTDSGNSILTSDHQKTSIGEGTKENQVKVENSENISNLDHGHLVNIPGYMFQVPNTNLSQSTLQTINNGSSKVTVASDQPLSYEAQILYGLKKSLENEGDLKKLDSFGRWMSKEIGKDCDDSLMASDSCNYWNAMDAQNDDKEVSSLSSHMQLDMDSLGPSLSQEQLFTIHDFSPDWAFSGVETKVLIAGTFLGSLQPRSIKWSCMFGEFEVSAEVLTSNVIRCKAPLHTPGRVPFYITCSNRIACSEIREFEYRENFSSFSSVPERDLEEVNLQVRFAKLLSTGLDRNWLVCSVENCEKCFLKQKLLLMLRDQENEWNVIDKDSKAFHSDLRIPKDGLIQKLLKGKLYEWLLCKVHEEGKGPNVLDENGQGAIHLAAALGYEWAMSPIVCAGVSPSFRDVIGRTGLHWAAYFGREETVVELVRLGAAAGAVEHPTSKVPAGKTAADLASSRGHKGIAGYLAEADLTSHLSSLTVKESEMGRLSATLAAEKAIENVQEQNTVSLDGGNGEQLSLRGSLAAVRNSAQAAARIQAAFRLHSFRQRKLTDSKDKDTEISVDLMVRSYLNKFPKINHYNESLHMAAVKIQQKYRGWKGRKEFLKIRDRIVKIQAHVRGHQVRKQYKKVVWSVSIVEKAILRWRRKGAGLRGFRAENTTICIEGKVGATDEYDFLRLGRRQKVASVEKALARVQSMARHPEGRDQYMRLVACSRKSKLGDEGGGSAQLQNTEEENGGG, encoded by the exons ATGAG GTCTACCATTCCTCATTTGTTAAATACTGATGCAATGAGAATGAGTCACACAGATGGATCTCAAACCAGTTCTGCTGTTTGTTCTTATTTGGATCATCTTACTTTTCCAACCCAACCATCCTATGCAACAAGTGCCCATGCTGCTGATTGGAATCGCCAAGCTCCATCCTCTGAGTTTGAAGATGCAGAGTCTGGAGAGGAACATAGTGAAGCTTCACTTGCAGATTCTTTATCTCATTCAGGAATTCATGTTGCCTCATCTGCAAACCATACTGGACAAGAAAACGTTGCTGGATGTAGTGGTTCCCTTGCTCATCTTCGTTCGAGCGATTCTATAGATACTGGAATCTTAGGTAGATTATTTGGTCCTTCATCTGCAAACCAAGTGCCATTGCAAAATCTTATATTAGGTGAAGACCAACAAAAAAATTGTGAAGTTTCTCAAGGAGCTG GTTCACTCGGTGGTGCTAGTTTTGATCATCATACTGCAGCATCCAAGATGCCTGAATTTTTTAACATAAGCCGAAAGGATTCTGGCATGCTGGAAGAGAATGTTTCCATTGAACAAGCTAAATGGTCTGTTAACATGCCTAAAATATTTCCAAATACCACCTCTGAGGGCAATGAGGTAGTCAAATATGTTACTGATAGTGGCAATAGTATCTTAACTAGCGATCATCAAAAAACATCTATTGGAGAAGGCACAAAAGAGAATCAG GTTAAAGTGGAAAATTCTGAGAATATAAGCAACCTTGATCATGGACACTTGGTCAATATACCAGGCTATATGTTTCAGGTGCCCAATACTAATCTTTCTCAGAGCACACTGCAAACCATAAACAATGGCAGCTCTAAGGTGACCGTTGCTTCTGACCAACCTCTGAGTTATGAAGCACAAATTTTATATGGTTTAAAGAAGTCACTGGAGAATGAGGGAGATTTGAAGAAGTTAGACAGCTTTGGAAGATGGATGAGCAAAGAAATCGGTAAGGATTGTGATGACTCACTGATGGCTTCAGACTCTTGCAACTACTGGAATGCAATGGATGCTCAGAATGATGATAAGGAGGTATCAAGTCTTTCTTCCCATATGCAGTTGGATATGGATTCACTAGGACCATCTCTTTCCCAGGAACAGCTATTCACTATTCATGACTTCTCACCGGATTGGGCTTTTTCTGGCGTTGAAACAAAG GTTCTGATTGCAGGTACCTTTTTAGGTAGTTTACAGCCCAGGAGCATCAAATGGTCTTGTATGTTTGGTGAGTTTGAGGTGTCTGCTGAAGTTCTGACGAGTAATGTGATTCGTTGTAAAGCCCCTTTACATACCCCTGGTCGGGTTCCATTTTATATTACATGCAGTAATAGGATAGCCTGTAGTGAGATTCGAGAATTCGAGTATCGTGAAAACTTTTCTAGCTTCTCTTCAGTGCCAGAAAGGGATTTAGAAGAAGTTAATCTTCAAGTGCGTTTTGCAAAGTTATTATCGACTGGGTTAGACCGGAACTGGCTGGTCTGCTCTGTTGAAAACTGTGAAAAGTGCTTCCTTAAACAAAAACTGTTGTTAATGCTAAGGGATCAGGAAAATGAGTGGAATGTTATCGACAAAGACTCTAAGGCCTTTCACAGTGATCTCAGGATACCTAAGGATGGATTGATTCAGAAGTTATTGAAGGGTAAACTATATGAGTGGTTGCTGTGTAAAGTTCATGAAGAAGGTAAAGGACCTAATGTTTTGGATGAGAATGGTCAAGGGGCTATCCATCTGGCTGCAGCTCTTGGTTATGAATGGGCAATGAGTCCTATAGTCTGTGCTGGAGTCAGTCCAAGTTTCAGAGATGTAATCGGTAGGACCGGGCTCCATTGGGCTGCATACTTTGGCAG AGAGGAGACAGTTGTTGAGTTAGTGAGGCTTGGAGCTGCTGCTGGTGCAGTTGAACACCCAACATCAAAAGTTCCTGCTGGTAAAACTGCTGCTGATTTAGCATCTAGTAGAGGACATAAAGGAATTGCTGGATACTTGGCCGAAGCAGATTTGACCAGCCATCTTTCTTCATTAACGGTAAAAGAAAGTGAGATGGGTAGACTTTCTGCAACTTTGGCTGCAGAAAAGGCCATCGAAAATGTACAAGAGCAAAACACAGTTTCTCTAGATGGTGGAAACGGGGAACAATTATCTCTGAGAGGGTCTCTTGCTGCTGTAAGAAATTCAGCTCAAGCTGCTGCACGAATTCAAGCTGCGTTTAGGCTTCATTCTTTCCGCCAAAGAAAATTAACAGATAGCAAAGACAAAGATACTGAGATCTCAGTTGATTTGATGGTTCGGTCCTATCTGAACAAGTTCCCCAAGATAAATCACTACAATGAATCTTTGCATATGGCTGCTGTTAAAATACAACAAAAATATCGTGGATGGAAGGGTCGTAAAGAGTTCTTGAAAATCCGTGACCGAATTGTGAAAATCCAG GCACACGTGAGGGGTCATCAAGTTCGCAAGCAGTATAAGAAGGTAGTGTGGTCTGTTAGCATTGTTGAAAAGGCTATCTTACGTTGGAGGCGCAAAGGAGCTGGATTACGGGGCTTtcgagctgagaatacaactataTGCATTGAGGGAAAGGTTGGGGCAACTGATGAATATGATTTTCTCCGTCTTGGTCGGAGACAGAAGGTTGCTAGTGTGGAGAAAGCTTTGGCAAGAGTACAGTCAATGGCACGCCATCCAGAAGGCCGTGATCAGTACATGAGACTGGTGGCATGTTCTCGTAAATCAAAG CTGGGAGACGAAGGTGGTGGCTCAGCCCAACTTCAAAACACCGAAGAAGAAAATGGTGGGGGCTGA